A region of the Falco rusticolus isolate bFalRus1 chromosome 6, bFalRus1.pri, whole genome shotgun sequence genome:
tgtaattttaaaagtatattttgtgTTAGGTTGCGTAACCACCACTCGAGGAGAGGTTGCAGTGGTGCTGTTGCCCACTGCTCGACTCTTGGGTGGATGGTGATGAATAAATGCAGGACCCATGCTTACTTGACCAGACATATTCCTAGAAGTGGCAGATACTCCAGGATTTGTTGATATGAAAAGCGTGGGCTGGTTCCGAACAACTTGATCATCTCCTGTTGTGGCATTTGCTGAAATGTAGACCTTGGGCTGACCGCGTGTGATCACTTCATCAGTATTTGGAGGACTGGCCGATATGTAAACAGTGGGTTGACTTCTACTTAATGTCTGGCTGTTGAGGGAAGAGGAAGTAGCGGAGGTGCGAGGGCCAGTTGAACGCAACTTAGAAGAACTGTTTCTTTGTGGTGGTTCAAGTTTGATTTCAATTTGGTTTTTGCGAGGTCCTGTGGATATATTCTGAATGTTGTATTGGCTATGAGCAGAGGATTGTGAGCTACCAGATGAATGAATCATAGGTGCTTGTGGAGTTGTAGGAGAACTGATAGGCATATAGACATGAGAAGTCTGGTGGCCTTGCTGATTTGCCTGCGTTGAGTGTTGCGATGAGGTATGTGGCGTAGTACTGGATGTAGGAAGAGTAGTCCAGGGACTTGGCTGCGAAGGCTGGTAGGCTTGCTGAGGATGCATGGGATTAAACTGAgatgcccagcctggctgctgctgtgtctgtcGAGTGGTACCACTAGGAGCTGTGATGTAAGGCCTAATATAGATAGAATTTCCCTGTGGACTGTTAAGTACAGGAGGAGGTACACCATGTATGTGCAAAGATGTAGGGGTATTGCGACCAGGCTGAATATTTGGGGCTAAAGTTACCATAATGGGGTTGAATCTGGGTGTTTGTTGAGACAAGTTAGACACTCCTTTGCTGCCTAGGTGAAATCCAAGATGCTGCCCTGGATTAGAAGTACTAACTGTATTGGCCATTCCAAAGACGTTAAATCCTTGCGGAACCTGCGCAGGTGCTGTCTGTGGTTCCTGCTGAAACAGTTCATTGTTGGACT
Encoded here:
- the TAB2 gene encoding TGF-beta-activated kinase 1 and MAP3K7-binding protein 2 isoform X2, which translates into the protein MTSLNLDLQSQNVYHHGREGGRMNGSRTLSHSVSDGHLQTSQSNNELFQQEPQTAPAQVPQGFNVFGMANTVSTSNPGQHLGFHLGSKGVSNLSQQTPRFNPIMVTLAPNIQPGRNTPTSLHIHGVPPPVLNSPQGNSIYIRPYITAPSGTTRQTQQQPGWASQFNPMHPQQAYQPSQPSPWTTLPTSSTTPHTSSQHSTQANQQGHQTSHVYMPISSPTTPQAPMIHSSGSSQSSAHSQYNIQNISTGPRKNQIEIKLEPPQRNSSSKLRSTGPRTSATSSSLNSQTLSRSQPTVYISASPPNTDEVITRGQPKVYISANATTGDDQVVRNQPTLFISTNPGVSATSRNMSGQVSMGPAFIHHHPPKSRAVGNSTTATSPRVVVTQPNTKYTFKITVSPNKPPAVSPGVVSPTFEPTNLLNLPDHYVEPEGIQHLTDPVLAHVDRISDARKLSMGSDDAAYTQALLVHQKARMERLQRELEIQKKKLDKLKSEVNEMENNLTRRRLKRSNSVSQIPSLEEMQQLRSCNRQLQIDIDCLTKEIDLFQARGPHFNPSAIHNFYDNIGFLGPVPPKPKDQRSTVKTPKTVPDTDEDEGAQWSCTACTFLNHPALNRCEQCEMPRHF
- the TAB2 gene encoding TGF-beta-activated kinase 1 and MAP3K7-binding protein 2 isoform X1, which encodes MAQGSQQIDIQVLHDLRQKFPEVPEGVVSRCMLQNNNNLDACCAVLSQESTKYLYGEGDLGFSDDSGIPGLRNHMTSLNLDLQSQNVYHHGREGGRMNGSRTLSHSVSDGHLQTSQSNNELFQQEPQTAPAQVPQGFNVFGMANTVSTSNPGQHLGFHLGSKGVSNLSQQTPRFNPIMVTLAPNIQPGRNTPTSLHIHGVPPPVLNSPQGNSIYIRPYITAPSGTTRQTQQQPGWASQFNPMHPQQAYQPSQPSPWTTLPTSSTTPHTSSQHSTQANQQGHQTSHVYMPISSPTTPQAPMIHSSGSSQSSAHSQYNIQNISTGPRKNQIEIKLEPPQRNSSSKLRSTGPRTSATSSSLNSQTLSRSQPTVYISASPPNTDEVITRGQPKVYISANATTGDDQVVRNQPTLFISTNPGVSATSRNMSGQVSMGPAFIHHHPPKSRAVGNSTTATSPRVVVTQPNTKYTFKITVSPNKPPAVSPGVVSPTFEPTNLLNLPDHYVEPEGIQHLTDPVLAHVDRISDARKLSMGSDDAAYTQALLVHQKARMERLQRELEIQKKKLDKLKSEVNEMENNLTRRRLKRSNSVSQIPSLEEMQQLRSCNRQLQIDIDCLTKEIDLFQARGPHFNPSAIHNFYDNIGFLGPVPPKPKDQRSTVKTPKTVPDTDEDEGAQWSCTACTFLNHPALNRCEQCEMPRHF